The Nocardia sp. NBC_00508 nucleotide sequence AGATCCACGCGCTCGGTCCGCCCGGCCCAGAACGCAAGATGCTGAAGTGAATTGGGCACCATGCCGTACGGGGTCGCGAAATGTTCCACCGACCAGATCGAGTCGAATCCCAGCGGCTCGATCCTGTCCCCGAGGTCGAGAACCTCGTCCCACTTCACGTAGTCCGGCGGGCTCGGTGGCTGCGACCAGTCACCGGCCTGCACCCGCCGCCAATCCTCGGAATACATGCAGTGCAATGCAACGCCACATTTCACCTGAGCAACCTCCACCGACCTCGTAGCGATATTGTATGCAAGTGTACGTTAACTAACATCAGGGTGTCTAGAGCCCTCTGGGCACACACCACTCGGACCGGGCGGCGCGGCATCGCGGCGCGCTGGCCGGAACTGCTCCGACAGTGACGATCGACAGAGAAACGAGAGTTGTGCGATGTATGCATTTGCCTCAGCCGAGTACCTCGCCGCCCTGCACGGCTACCTCGCCGCGCGTGCGAAAGAGTTCGATCGCGCCCTGCACGGAGCAGCATTCTCCGTCTGTGAGGTCTACACGGACGTGCCACGGACCATCGCCGCAGACGGCCGGGTCGCGGTGACATGGCGGGTTCGCGCCGGTGCGGTCGAGCTCACCAGGACCGAGTCCGACGATGTGGAATTGAAGGTGGTCGTCGACTGGGCAACGATCGCTCCCCTCGCGAAGTTCGTCGTCGGCGACGACAAAGCCCGCGCCCGCGAGTTGAACGAGGCGATGGACCGTGCAGTCGCGGACGGCAAGATGATGGTCCACAGCAGCAATCGACCACCGGCGTTCTTCCGCTCGGTTCATGACGACATGGCCGCACTCACCTTGTGAAGCCCACGCAACGGCACCTTGCATAAGTAAACGTTCACGTACTAAGGTCGGTCTTGGCCAGCGCGGGCGCAGGCGAGCAACGGTCTTGCGGAGAGACTCCACGCGTGCCGCGCATCAAACCCATCGGACTGCATCGCTGGCGGATAACGCAGCCATCGCCAGCGGATAGTGCAGCCTCGGACAGACCGACGGGAGCGTCGTCGATGAAGGTTGGCTTGTCCCTTCCCTTTGCCCACACGTCCGACTGGCAGCGTTTTCTCGCAACGGAACGACGTGAGCCGGCACCTGGACGTCCAGCTACACCTGACGTCCAGATCTGGGACGAAGATATTCAGCTCGGCTTGGAGGCCGAGCCGCTCGGGTTCGAGTCGATCTTCTGCCCCGAACACCACTTCACCCCGTACTGCTTCTCGACAGATCCCCTCCAGGTGCTGACCTACTTCGCCGGCCGCACGGAGCAGATCGATCTCGGCACGATGGTGGTCGTATTGCCATGGCATCACCCGCTGCGCGTGGCAGAGCAGTCGACGATGTTGCAAAACCTCCTCGGCCCGGATCGGGATCTGCTCCTCGGCCTGGGCCGTGGGCTCGCGCGCCGCGAGTACAACGCTTTCGGCGTCGACATGAGCGAATCGCGGCAGCGCTTCGCGGAGTCGGTCGACATCCTCAAGCTCGCACTGACCGAAGACCGCTTCTCCTACCAAGGCACCCACTTCACCATCCCCGATACTTCGATGCGGCCCTACCCGCGGGATCGACGACTGCTGGAGAACCTTTACGGCGCATGGGGGAGCCCGCCCAGCGCTCCGATCGCAGCCGAGCTCGGCCTCAAACCATTCCTCATCCCGCAAAAGCCCTTCGAGGACTACACGGCCGAGATGGACGAGTTCGCGAAGGTCCGCACCGACAGCGGCTACGCACCCGCCCAGCCCATGATCGTCGTCTGGGTCTACTGCGCCGAGACCGAAGAGCAGGCACACGCCGGCGCCATGGAGCATATGACCGCCTACGCACGCACGCCGGTGCTGCACTACGAGATCGACGGCGCGCACTTCGCCGGCCAGAAGGGCTACGAGCATTACGCCACGAC carries:
- a CDS encoding LLM class flavin-dependent oxidoreductase; the encoded protein is MKVGLSLPFAHTSDWQRFLATERREPAPGRPATPDVQIWDEDIQLGLEAEPLGFESIFCPEHHFTPYCFSTDPLQVLTYFAGRTEQIDLGTMVVVLPWHHPLRVAEQSTMLQNLLGPDRDLLLGLGRGLARREYNAFGVDMSESRQRFAESVDILKLALTEDRFSYQGTHFTIPDTSMRPYPRDRRLLENLYGAWGSPPSAPIAAELGLKPFLIPQKPFEDYTAEMDEFAKVRTDSGYAPAQPMIVVWVYCAETEEQAHAGAMEHMTAYARTPVLHYEIDGAHFAGQKGYEHYATTAQAVEKYKVDLGAQLGQIWLDNHVWGTPEQCFDKIQAIHKRWGPSHLITTVKYGAMPADEARLNMRLFAKEVLPAVKALQDPAPLPPQE